A DNA window from Ipomoea triloba cultivar NCNSP0323 chromosome 10, ASM357664v1 contains the following coding sequences:
- the LOC116031403 gene encoding iron-sulfur assembly protein IscA-like 2, mitochondrial, whose product MTTTSSRSLIARLAPFFISRIRHNHRLLTSAPSSSSALPVQHQPEFTSPDNSVFMTDNCVRRMKELQAGESNKKMLRLSIEAGGCSGFQYDFSLDDKANTDDRIFEQDGVKLVVDNISFDFVKGATVDYVEELIRSAFQVSNNPSAVGGCGCKSSFMVKQ is encoded by the exons ATGACAACGACGTCGTCGAGGTCCCTGATTGCTCGGCTCGCACCGTTTTTCATCTCCCGGATCCGCCACAACCACAGGCTTTTGACTTCTGCGCCTTCCTCATCCTCCGCCCTTCCGGTTCAGCACCAACCCGAATTCACATCTCCAGATAATTCCGTTTTTATGACCGACAATTGCGTTCGG AGAATGAAGGAGCTGCAAGCTGGTGAATCCAATAAAAAGATGCTACGCTTAAGCATTGAAGCTGGTGGCTGCTCTGGATTTCAGTATGACTTTTCCCTTGATGATAAGGCCAATACTGATGATAG AATTTTCGAGCAAGATGGTGTTAAACTGGTGGTCGATAATATCTCATTTGACTTTGTCAAAGGTGCAACTGTTGATTATGTAGAGGAGCTGATCCGTTCTGCTTTTCAG GTATCTAATAATCCAAGTGCTGTGGGTGGCTGTGGTTGTAAAAGCTCCTTCATGGtgaaacaataa